In a genomic window of Agarivorans albus:
- the cpdA gene encoding 3',5'-cyclic-AMP phosphodiesterase produces MAFNKLNINTAPDGSVHLLQVTDTHLFADEQTGLLGVNTNDSFSAVIENIKSDNIPFDYILATGDLSQDHTKRSYQRFAERIAELERPCVWLPGNHDMQENMLTLEQHGVLAAKQLVSEHWQIIMLDTQLEGEPHGIMSQRQLDNLAEALAEYPDKHVLIAMHHQAIPVGSKWLDQHNLKNADEFFAVIADFPNVRGVIFGHVHQNYEFQFDGIAFIATPSTCIQFLPLSANFALDHQQPGWRYLQLTAEGRIATRLRRLSERSFLPDPKSKGY; encoded by the coding sequence GTGGCATTTAATAAATTAAACATAAACACAGCACCAGACGGAAGTGTGCACTTATTGCAGGTTACCGATACGCACTTGTTTGCCGATGAGCAAACTGGCTTGTTGGGGGTTAATACCAACGACAGTTTCAGTGCAGTCATAGAAAACATTAAAAGTGACAATATCCCCTTCGATTATATTCTTGCAACGGGTGACTTATCTCAAGATCACACCAAGCGCTCTTATCAACGTTTTGCTGAACGAATTGCCGAGTTAGAACGCCCTTGTGTCTGGTTACCGGGTAATCATGACATGCAAGAAAATATGCTGACACTTGAGCAGCACGGAGTGCTGGCTGCAAAGCAATTGGTGAGTGAGCATTGGCAAATCATTATGTTGGATACTCAGCTAGAAGGTGAGCCTCACGGAATAATGAGTCAACGCCAATTAGATAACCTAGCTGAAGCCTTGGCTGAGTATCCCGACAAACATGTGTTGATTGCTATGCACCACCAAGCGATTCCCGTGGGCAGCAAATGGTTAGATCAACACAACCTTAAAAATGCCGATGAGTTTTTTGCGGTTATTGCTGATTTTCCAAATGTTCGTGGGGTGATCTTTGGCCATGTTCATCAAAACTATGAGTTCCAGTTCGACGGCATTGCTTTTATCGCAACGCCCAGCACTTGTATTCAGTTTTTGCCTTTATCGGCTAATTTTGCCTTAGATCATCAGCAACCTGGTTGGCGTTACTTGCAATTAACAGCTGAAGGACGCATTGCTACTCGCTTGCGGCGTCTATCTGAGCGCAGTTTTCTTCCTGATCCTAAATCGAAAGGTTATTGA
- a CDS encoding DUF1249 domain-containing protein yields MPSNTGPTRYRVNLDELMQLYAANYSLMTRLFPGPLEVGQVLRLVPKLGEDYLLESKELTRYTALYEIRQASAQAYNYLQPQLLVRLYHDARLAEVCASQQIYKLKPRYDYPNKKMHHQDEKHQTNQFLNDWLVFCLKQRIKVEFA; encoded by the coding sequence ATGCCCAGTAATACTGGCCCCACCCGTTATCGGGTCAATCTCGACGAATTGATGCAGCTTTATGCTGCCAATTACAGCTTGATGACGCGTTTATTTCCAGGGCCACTTGAAGTGGGACAAGTTTTACGTTTGGTCCCCAAATTGGGTGAAGATTATTTACTGGAAAGCAAAGAACTTACTCGCTACACGGCGCTCTACGAGATAAGGCAAGCCAGTGCTCAAGCCTATAATTACCTACAGCCGCAGCTGTTGGTGCGTTTGTATCACGATGCACGGTTGGCGGAAGTGTGTGCTAGTCAGCAGATTTATAAGCTTAAACCAAGGTATGATTACCCGAATAAAAAGATGCATCATCAAGATGAAAAGCATCAAACAAATCAGTTTCTTAATGACTGGTTAGTATTTTGTTTAAAACAGCGGATTAAAGTTGAGTTTGCTTAA
- the nudF gene encoding ADP-ribose diphosphatase yields MTKLQNSSQFSHQDVEIKDVEDVYQGFFKMQRYTLRHRLYQGGWSNWIQREMMDRGHAAGILLFDPKLDQVVLVEQFRIGAIETGASPWLLEIVAGMLDSGQPPLEVAVREAEEEAGLSVNRVFSCNSFLPGAGGLSERIHLYIGEVDASQAGGVHGLDKENEDILVKVVSREQAFEWVQQGIIDNAAAVIAIQWLQLNLQKVRQQWQNDGDGDAQ; encoded by the coding sequence ATGACAAAGTTGCAAAATAGTAGTCAATTCTCTCATCAAGATGTGGAAATCAAAGATGTAGAAGATGTATATCAAGGCTTCTTCAAGATGCAGCGCTATACTCTGCGCCATCGTTTGTATCAAGGCGGTTGGAGTAACTGGATTCAGCGTGAAATGATGGACCGTGGTCACGCTGCCGGTATTTTGTTATTTGACCCTAAGCTAGATCAAGTGGTGTTGGTGGAGCAGTTTAGAATTGGCGCTATTGAAACTGGCGCTAGCCCTTGGTTACTGGAAATTGTTGCCGGCATGCTAGACAGCGGCCAACCACCTTTAGAGGTGGCAGTGCGCGAAGCCGAAGAAGAGGCGGGCTTAAGCGTAAATCGGGTATTTTCTTGCAACAGTTTTTTGCCGGGCGCTGGTGGCTTAAGTGAACGTATTCATTTGTACATAGGTGAAGTGGATGCCAGCCAAGCGGGCGGTGTTCATGGTCTAGATAAAGAAAACGAAGACATATTGGTTAAAGTGGTGAGTCGCGAGCAGGCCTTTGAGTGGGTGCAGCAAGGTATTATAGATAATGCAGCAGCGGTTATTGCTATTCAGTGGTTGCAGTTGAATTTGCAGAAGGTACGCCAGCAGTGGCAAAATGATGGCGATGGTGATGCCCAGTAA
- the tolC gene encoding outer membrane channel protein TolC → MKLKIKSLILACGMSSLAFQAQADDLLQIYQLAQEKDPVILQSKAQRDIAFEQITESRASLLPQIGFGAGAKYTTTSNDTIDSITNTNASVGLSQSLYSKTNWTSLSISEKNATRSEAVYGNDVQSLIIRVSNAYFNVLRAMDNVTFVEANKTAVGRQLEQTKQRFNVGLTAITDVHEAQAEYDRTLAQEIQARNDLSNSYEDLRELTGLEHRELNILNTQRFEPNPLEQGSDFWLATATDRNLELNAQRISKEIAQEQIELAQSGHLPTLDLTAGIGYDNNQYGNDAYDSLQGGSSNAGNIGLEFNWPIYLGGSIDSQVRQAQFSYIASSEALEQTFRTVQSTVNSVVNNVSASIGSVKAFEQTVVSSQSALEATEAGFEVGTRTIVDVQDATRNLYSAKSDLANARYDYILNMLALKQAAGTLTEEDVALVNSGLMPPQ, encoded by the coding sequence ATGAAGCTGAAAATCAAATCGTTAATATTAGCTTGTGGAATGAGCTCTTTAGCATTCCAAGCCCAAGCTGATGATTTATTGCAAATTTATCAACTCGCTCAAGAAAAAGATCCTGTAATTTTGCAAAGTAAAGCTCAGCGTGACATCGCCTTTGAGCAAATTACCGAATCTCGTGCATCACTGCTTCCACAAATTGGTTTTGGTGCCGGAGCTAAATACACTACTACCAGTAACGACACCATCGACAGCATTACCAACACCAATGCATCGGTTGGCCTTAGCCAGTCGCTTTACTCTAAAACCAACTGGACCAGCTTAAGTATCTCTGAAAAGAATGCGACACGTTCTGAAGCCGTATATGGTAATGACGTACAAAGCCTGATTATTCGTGTAAGTAATGCCTACTTCAATGTACTACGCGCCATGGATAACGTTACTTTTGTTGAAGCTAACAAAACAGCCGTTGGTCGTCAGTTAGAGCAAACTAAACAACGCTTTAACGTTGGTCTTACTGCGATTACCGATGTACACGAAGCCCAAGCTGAATATGACCGTACCCTTGCCCAAGAAATTCAAGCGCGTAACGATCTATCTAACAGCTACGAAGACTTACGAGAGCTAACCGGTTTAGAGCACCGCGAGCTTAACATTCTTAACACCCAGCGTTTTGAGCCAAACCCGCTTGAGCAAGGCTCAGACTTTTGGTTAGCTACTGCGACCGACCGCAACTTAGAGCTAAACGCTCAACGCATTAGTAAAGAGATTGCCCAAGAGCAAATCGAATTAGCGCAAAGTGGCCACTTACCAACCCTAGACCTAACAGCAGGTATTGGTTATGACAATAACCAATACGGTAACGACGCCTATGATTCGCTTCAAGGCGGTAGTTCAAATGCTGGTAATATTGGTCTTGAGTTCAACTGGCCTATCTACTTAGGTGGCAGCATTGATTCACAAGTACGACAAGCGCAGTTTAGCTACATCGCCTCTTCAGAAGCGCTAGAGCAAACCTTCCGCACAGTGCAAAGCACGGTTAACTCGGTAGTGAATAACGTAAGTGCCAGTATTGGTTCGGTTAAAGCCTTTGAACAGACAGTAGTGTCTTCACAAAGTGCACTAGAAGCCACCGAAGCAGGCTTTGAAGTGGGTACTCGTACCATTGTTGACGTACAAGACGCCACACGTAACTTGTACTCTGCAAAAAGTGATTTAGCTAACGCCCGTTATGATTACATTCTTAACATGCTAGCGCTTAAACAAGCAGCCGGTACTTTAACTGAAGAAGACGTAGCCCTGGTTAACTCTGGCTTAATGCCTCCCCAGTAG
- the hldE gene encoding bifunctional D-glycero-beta-D-manno-heptose-7-phosphate kinase/D-glycero-beta-D-manno-heptose 1-phosphate adenylyltransferase HldE, with product MRITLPEFAQAKVLVVGDVMLDRYWHGPTGRISPEAPVPVVKVEQIEERPGGAANVALNAVALGAGSTLLGMSGEDEAGIALENKLAAVGVECQFTKFADYPTITKLRVLSRHQQLIRLDFEENFHEVDSKDLSASFAEQVKQHQVVILSDYNKGALNQVGDLIALARDVGVPVLVDPKGSAFDKYRGATLLTPNFSEFEAVVGHCKDEDEIISKGEALIEQLDLEALLVTRSEHGMTLIRKGQPELHLAALAQEVYDVTGAGDTVISTLASSLAAGSSLDDACALANAAAGIVVGKLGTSTVSTIELANAVYGSQETGFGVLSEQQLKFALEAAKRRGETVVMTNGCFDILHAGHVSYLNHARTLGDRLIVAVNNDDSVKRLKGEGRPVNSVDRRMAVLAGLGAVDWVVDFSEDTPQRLIANLLPDLLVKGGDYKPEEIAGGQEVIANGGEVRVLNFEDGCSTSEIIKSIRQNQID from the coding sequence ATGAGAATAACCCTCCCTGAGTTTGCCCAAGCTAAGGTGTTAGTAGTTGGCGATGTAATGTTAGACCGCTATTGGCATGGACCTACCGGGCGCATCTCGCCTGAAGCCCCGGTTCCAGTGGTTAAAGTTGAACAAATTGAAGAACGCCCCGGCGGCGCGGCTAACGTAGCCTTAAACGCCGTGGCCTTAGGCGCAGGCTCTACGTTATTAGGTATGAGCGGCGAAGACGAAGCAGGCATAGCCTTAGAAAACAAGTTAGCAGCGGTTGGTGTAGAGTGCCAATTTACTAAGTTTGCTGATTACCCAACAATTACCAAGCTACGGGTACTAAGCCGTCACCAGCAATTAATTCGTTTAGATTTTGAAGAAAATTTTCATGAAGTAGATAGTAAAGACTTAAGCGCTAGTTTTGCTGAACAAGTGAAGCAACATCAAGTGGTTATTTTATCTGACTACAACAAAGGCGCATTAAACCAAGTTGGCGATTTAATTGCTCTGGCACGCGATGTCGGTGTTCCTGTATTGGTTGACCCAAAAGGCAGTGCCTTTGATAAATATCGCGGTGCAACTTTGCTCACGCCTAACTTTTCTGAGTTTGAAGCGGTGGTTGGTCACTGTAAAGATGAAGACGAAATTATTAGCAAAGGCGAAGCACTAATCGAGCAGTTAGACCTTGAAGCATTACTGGTGACACGCAGTGAACACGGTATGACGCTTATCCGTAAGGGCCAACCAGAGTTGCATTTAGCCGCGCTAGCACAAGAGGTTTACGATGTAACCGGTGCAGGCGATACAGTGATTTCTACTTTAGCCAGCTCACTAGCGGCTGGCTCGAGTTTAGATGATGCTTGTGCCTTAGCCAATGCCGCTGCAGGCATTGTGGTTGGAAAGCTAGGTACGTCTACGGTGTCTACCATTGAGCTTGCCAACGCAGTATATGGTTCGCAGGAAACAGGCTTTGGCGTACTAAGTGAACAACAGCTTAAGTTTGCTTTGGAGGCTGCTAAGCGCCGCGGCGAGACGGTGGTGATGACCAACGGTTGTTTTGATATTTTGCATGCCGGTCATGTGTCTTACCTTAATCACGCACGCACTTTGGGTGATCGTTTAATTGTTGCAGTAAACAATGATGATTCTGTTAAGCGCCTAAAAGGTGAAGGGCGTCCAGTAAATAGTGTCGATCGCCGTATGGCGGTGCTTGCTGGTTTAGGTGCGGTTGATTGGGTGGTTGATTTTAGTGAAGACACGCCGCAGCGTTTAATTGCCAACTTATTGCCAGACTTATTGGTGAAAGGCGGCGATTACAAGCCAGAAGAGATTGCTGGTGGGCAAGAAGTGATTGCCAATGGCGGAGAAGTGCGAGTGCTTAATTTCGAAGATGGTTGTTCAACTTCAGAAATCATTAAGTCTATTCGTCAAAATCAAATCGACTAG
- the lpxL gene encoding LpxL/LpxP family Kdo(2)-lipid IV(A) lauroyl/palmitoleoyl acyltransferase: MAKISSPKLNAQSFHPKNWGAWVLIGFMFSISLLPYRVQHYLGLGIGRLGRALMKSRVHITHRNLEICFPDKSEAEREQLVESCFRHLGHSVVDTANAWFWPQWRFAKHFKVEGLEHLKKAREQQGGILLVSAHFWTLESHARAYGTLDPGVGIYRPNKNSVYEYYQYHGRTKSNKYLVDRTDVRGMIKALRQDNAVWYAPDHDYGTHAAVFVPFFAQDKAATITGTATLAKVKNVQVLPTYALRNEDGSGFTLVIEPALDNYPQGDDEQDAHTINQVVEKAILRAPEQYMWIHRRFKSRPEGEKGVY, encoded by the coding sequence ATGGCGAAAATTTCATCACCCAAGCTTAACGCACAATCTTTTCACCCAAAGAACTGGGGGGCCTGGGTATTAATTGGCTTTATGTTCAGTATTAGTTTGCTGCCTTATCGCGTTCAGCATTACTTGGGTTTAGGCATTGGCCGCTTAGGCCGAGCATTGATGAAGTCACGTGTACATATTACCCACCGCAATTTGGAAATTTGTTTTCCAGACAAAAGTGAAGCAGAGCGAGAGCAACTGGTTGAAAGCTGTTTTCGGCATTTAGGGCATTCGGTGGTGGATACCGCCAATGCTTGGTTTTGGCCACAATGGCGCTTTGCAAAACACTTTAAAGTAGAAGGCCTTGAACACCTTAAAAAAGCGCGTGAGCAACAAGGGGGGATTTTATTAGTAAGTGCCCACTTCTGGACCTTAGAAAGCCACGCTCGTGCCTATGGCACTTTGGATCCCGGTGTTGGGATCTACCGGCCTAACAAAAACTCGGTTTATGAGTACTATCAATATCATGGTCGCACTAAGTCTAATAAATACTTAGTAGATCGCACCGATGTGCGCGGCATGATTAAAGCACTGCGCCAAGACAATGCGGTGTGGTATGCACCCGATCATGACTACGGTACCCACGCCGCGGTATTTGTACCGTTTTTTGCTCAAGATAAAGCTGCCACTATTACCGGTACCGCCACCTTAGCGAAAGTGAAAAACGTGCAAGTATTGCCAACCTATGCACTACGTAATGAAGACGGCTCAGGCTTTACTTTGGTGATAGAACCAGCCCTAGATAACTACCCGCAAGGTGATGATGAACAAGATGCCCACACCATCAACCAAGTGGTAGAAAAAGCCATTCTACGCGCGCCCGAGCAATATATGTGGATCCACCGCCGCTTTAAATCTCGCCCAGAAGGTGAAAAAGGCGTTTACTAA